In the genome of bacterium, the window GACCAGGCCGTCCGCCTCCAGTGCCGCCTGTACGCGAAGACCGGTGCGGCCGACGCGCTGACGGCCATGGACCGCTGGTTCGCCCTCTATGGCGCGCCGCAGCCCCAGCGCTTCCCCCACGGGGCGGGCATGAATGACGAGATCAGCTTCAGCGCCGCGGGCTACCTGGAATCGCTGTGGGACCCCAAGACACAGAAGTGGTTCGGCTCGCTCAACGGCCCCAACATGATGGCCTCGCTGGGCTGGCACCCGGCGTACATGTACGACCTGCACTACGCGCGGGTCATGGCCGGCGACGAGGGCGTCAAGGACGCCTGCCGGGAGCGGCTGGCGCTGGTGGAGCAACTGAGCGGCCAGAAGCCCGTCGGTGACGACATGGGCTTTGAATTCGGCAACCCGGTTGCCAGTCTGATCGGGCAGGCGGACCACATCGGCGGGCTGATGCGCGCGCAGGGCGAGGACGGCTCGTGGCGCTTCCATGCGCGGATCGAGAAGTCCGGCATCTTCGCCGGGATGGACTACGCCGAGCTGGGGCCGGACCAGGCCGCTGAAGTCGGCACGTGCGCCCAGACCGCCTACACCATCCTGCGCTACGCTCGCATGACCGGCGATGCGCAGGCCACGGCCGCCGGGCTGAAGGCCCTGCAGTTCATGAACCGGTTCACCGTGCCGCGCGCGGCGCAGGTGTGGGAGGTGCCCGTCCACACCCCCGATGTGCTGGCCTCGGCCGACGCCTGCGAGGCGTACCTGGAGGGCTATCTCATCACCGGTGACGCGGCGTTGCTGAAGCAGGCCGTGTTCTGGGCGCGCACGGGTCTCCCCTTCATCTACATGTGGGACACGCCCGGCTACGAGGCGCTCCGATACGCCTCGATCCCGGTCATGGGCGCCAGTTGGTACACCTGCAACTGGTTCGGGCGGCCGGTGCAGTGGAACGGCATGCGGCTGGCCCGGGCGTACGCCAAGCTGGACGCGTACGACCAGTCGTACCCGTGGCGACAGATGGCCGAGGGGCTGACGATCAGCACCATGTGGCAGCAGCACGGCGCCCAGACCGGCGGGGACATCTGGCCCGACGCCAACGAGAAGTGGGTGGGCCTGTGGCCTGACAACTTCGACAGCGTGACGCTGCGGCGCTGCCCGTGGGTCTTTGCGCCCCGGCAGATACTCGATGTGCTCTACCGCCTCTACGGCATGCATCCCAGCCCCGAGACAGTGACGCTGACGCAAAGCGGGCAGACCATACGCCTGAACGCCTGCGCGGCGATCAGCGGGGCGAAGTGGGAGGGGGAGAGGCTGACAGCCACGGTGGGCTGTCGCCCGCCGCAGACGAGCCAGATCGTGGTGTGCAACATCGCCCGGCCGCAGAGTGTCAAGGTGGACGGCGAGGCGCTGCCCGAGACGCCGCGCCTCTCGAACGCTCCCGGCCTGGGCTGGGAGTACTTCCCCACGTGCCGGGCGCTGTGCATCAAGCCCACCGAGGCGACGCAAGTCCCCCGGGCCCAGGCGCACTGGCCGAGCCTGGAGTTGGAGATCGCCGGGGCGCGCTTTGAGCAGGGGCGCATCGCCGTGGAGTTGGCGACGAAGCTGGACTTCGGCTTTGACAACGACGAGCAGGGCTGGCGAGCGGCGCACGACCTGGGCAACCCGGTGGTGCGCGAGGGCGTCGTCCACATGACGACCACCGCGACCGACCCCTACTTCGTCCGTGGCAGCCTCGATGTCCCGGCTGACACGGTCAAGACGGTGGTGGTGCGCATGGCGCTGCCGGCCGGTGCGCAGGGCGACTTGCAGGTGTTCTGGACCACTAGCGACTCGCCGGGCTTCGATGAAGCCAAGTCGGCCCGGACGAAGCTGATCGCCGATGGGCAAATGCGCGACTATGCGATCCCCGTGGGCAGCCACCCGCTGTGGGCCGGCAAGCGCCTCACCGGCTTCCGGATTGACCCCGGCAGCGGCCCGGCGGGGGTTGAGGTGCAGATTGACGCGGTGCGGGGGATGTGACGGCGAACGGCATACAGGATGCAAGGATGTAAGGATGGGGAGGAAGAGGCCGTGGGTGTCACGCCGTGTGTGACGGGCCTCACGGCCGCCGGCACGGCCTATCACCCACGGCGTGACACCCGCCGCCTTCGCAGGAGGACACCATGAAGATACCGGCGCGGTTTCTGAAGTACTCCGCTACCCACGGCGGCACCACCAGCCAGGAGGGGTGGCTGGAGATTGACATTCGAGCGCTGGACCTGGATGGCGTCACGAAGCTGTATGTGAACCTGGACGACCTGTCCCGGGTGAAGGAGAAGCGCGACACCGCCGCCTCGGCGCTCGACGCCTGGGACGCGAAGTTCGGGAAGAGCGAGGAGACGACGTAACGAACGGAAAGGCGAACAGGATATAGGGATGCAAGGATGGGGAGGATGAGCGGACCTACGGCGCTCACAGAGATGGTCTGGGTGTGGGAGCGGTCACCGACCGCGACCCGCCTGATCGCAGTCGCGGTCGGTGACCGCTCCCACGTGCAGCCCATCCGTCGCGGTCGGTGACCGCTCCCACAGCCGAGCCACGCCAGCATCCGCCATCGCAACGCGAGGAACGCACTATGCCGCTGCAAGCCGGAGTCGCTACCGTAGACATCACCCCGCCCGTGGGCACGCCGCTGGCGGGCTTTGCCGCGCGGGATCACGGGTCCGAGGGGTTGCACGACCCCCTGTACTCCAAAGCCCTGGTCCTCGACAACGGCGTCACACGCGTGTGCCTCATCACCAATGACCTGCTGAACCTGTCGGCAGACCTGGTCGGGCGCATCCGCGAGCAGATCGAGCGCGAGACGGGCCTCCCGGGCGACCACGTGATGGTCAACTGCAGCCACACGCATTCCGGGCCGCAACTGAAGGACGAGGGCCTGGCGGCCGTCGTCGCGCGGCAGATCGCCGGGGGGGCCGTCATGGCCCACGCGGCGCTGCAGCCGGCGCGCCTCGGCGCGTCGCGCGGGCCGGTGCAGGTGGGCATCAACCGGCGCGAGATGCGGGACGGGCAGATGATCCTGGGGCGCAACCCGGAGGGGCCGGTGGCCCCGTATGTGGATGTGGTGCGGGTGGATGACGCCGAGGGGCGCCCGCTGGCCATCCTTTTCGCCCACGCGGCCCACGCCGTCACCCGTGGCGGCGACAGCTACCTGATCTCGGCCGACTACCCCGGCCGGGCGCAGGCGGTCGTGCAGCAGGTGCATCCCGGCGCGGTCGCCATGTTCGCCCAGGGCTGCAGCGGCAACATCAACTGCGACGCCCCCGAGCGCACCTGGGAGGATGTCCGGCGGCTGGGGACGATGCTGGCGGGCGAAGTGCTCAAGGTGCGCGAGGAGATCGCCACTACCGATGAGGTGAAGTTAGCCGCTCTGCACGAACCGTCGTCGCTGCCATGCCAGCGCCTGCCCCAGATGGCGAAGATCGAGGCGGAGTTGGCCGACTGCGAGCGCAAGCTGGCGGAGGCCGAGGCGAGCGGAGCCGAGAACAACACCAACATGGCGCGGGCCTTCCGCGATACGTGGGTCAAGCTCAAGGGGATGAAGGAGCGCGGGGAAGAGCTGCCGCCGTACGACTTCCCGCTGCAGGGCCTGCGGATCGGCGACGTAGCCGTGCTGGGGCTGCCCGGCGAGGTGTTCGTGGACTACCAACTGCACGCGAACGCCGTCTCGCCGTTCCGTCAGACACTGACGCTGGGCTGCACGAACGGCTCGGGGGCGTACATCCCGACGGCGGCGGCGCTGGACGAGGGGGGTTACGAGGTGACCTTCACCCCGATCTGGTGGGGGCGGCTGCCGTTTGCCCCGGAGGCGGAGACGGTGTTGCGCGACAGCATCGAGCGGCTGCTGCAGCGGCTGCACGCGGCGGGGTAGCCGGTGCAAGGCCCGACAGGAGTGTCGGGCGTACCGCCTGCCCTGGCAGAGATCGGCCGACGACCGGCAGGTGCCGCAGCGCCGCTGACGAACCTGCTGCCGTGTTCGCGCCCCAGGAGACCGAGCGATGACTGCCACAGACGAGACGCGCCGCTTCGTCGTCACCGTGGATGACCCGGGGGGCCTCATCCAGGACCTGAGCATCTTCGACCGCGTGCGGCGGTTCTATGATGCCGAGGGGGCGCCGGCCAGCTTCATGGTCGTGCCGCGCGGCGAGGGGGGCTGGCAGCTCGACAGGCAGCCCGAGTGGCTCGCGGCCCTGCACGCCGCCGAGCGCGACGGGCATGACTGCCAACTGCACGGGCTGGATCACTGGAACTGCGAGTTCGGGCCCTACCACGAGATCGTGCGCTGGCTGGGCGGCGACCCCGAGGGGGAGCTGCGGGACTGCACCGAGAAGTTCGGCCATCTCTGGCGGCGCGAGGTCTATGTCGAGAAGCTGCAGACGGCTCTGGGCATCTTCGGTGAGGCCTTCGGGCGGCGGCCGCTGGTGTTCCGCACCGGGGCGCTGTCGCAGACGCCCGAGCTGTACGACGCCATGGCCGACGTCGGCATGAAGTACGCCTCCAACCTCGTGGTGGACCGGCGTGGCTGGGCGTACATCATCGAGAAGTACGACGACCCCGGCGACTGGGATCCCGACGTTCCCCCACATGCCTACTACCTGAACGACGACGTCATCAACCTCCCCATCGCCAGCGAGTACGCGTGGTACCTGACCGAGGAGAAGATCGAGCCCCACCTGGCGCTGGCGGTCGAGGACATGGAGCGCATCTACAACCAGGGCGGGGTGTTCATCCTGGTCTGCCATGTCCAGTGCGTCGGGGCCGAGGACGGGCTGTCGCAGAAGCTGCTACACCGGCTGATCGCCACGGCGCGGGAGGAGTTCGGGGTGCAGTTCCAGACACTGACACAACTCGTGGGGGACATCGAGGCGGGGAAGGTGTCGGTGTTGCGGAGACTGTAGAGGCACGGATGGTCCTCACCCCTCTCCCTCGCGCTCGGTGAGGCTGAGCGCTCCGGAGAGGGGTTCAACGGATCCGGCTGCCGCATCGCACCTTCGAAGCCACAGAGGTGGCCGAATGCCCCCCTCTCCGGAGCGCAGCGTAGCGGAGCGAGGGAGAGGGGTAGGGGTGAGGAGCCGTTGCCGCTAACTAAGGAGGCACACGATGGGCGTAGATCGGTTTGACGGGCCGGAACTGGAGTACCTCAAGCAAGTGCTGGAGCGCGGGCGGCTGTCGGGGCAGAACGACGGCTTCCATGGCAAGCTGGAGCGGGCCTTCGCCGAGGCCTATGGCAGCAAGTTCGCCGTGGCCGCCAATGCCGCCATGTCGCTGCTGATCTCCGCCGTGTTCGCGGCCGATGCCGGCGCCGGCGATGAGGTCCTGTGCGACCCGCTGGTGCAGTTCCACGCCATCGGCGCGCTGTGGATGAACGCCCATCCGACGTGGGCCGATGTGCATCCGGACACGTGGCTGATGGACCCCGAGTCCGCGCGGGCGAACATCACCCCGCAGACGAAGGCCATCGTGGTCACGAACCTGTGGGGCCAGCCGGCCGAGGTGGACAGACTCCGCGCGCTGGCCGATGAGAAGGGCATCATCCTGATCGAGGACTGTGCCCACGCGGCGTTCCTGCCCTACAAGGGCAAGTTCGCGGGCACCTGGGGCCACATCGGCGTGTACAGCTTCTGCTCGGGCAAGCACATGACCACCGGCGACGGCGGCATGGCCGTGACCGACGACGAAGAGCTGGCGGCCAAGATCCGCAGCGTCACGTGCTTCGGCGAGTCCCCGCCGCACCTGGCGACGGTCTTCCGCATGACCGAGATGCAGGCCGCAGTGGGCCTGGCGCAGCTCGACAACGTGAAGGGCTACATCGAGGAGTACCAGAAGTCGTACGCGCATCTGTCGGCGGCCATCGCAGGCGTGAAGTGGCTGCAGCCGCGCGTCATCCGCGAGGGCTGCGGCAACTCGCCGTACATCTTCTCGTTCCTGTGGCGCGGCGACGAGCACGGCCTGGACATGATGGCCTTCCAGCAGGCGCTATTCGACACCGGCCACACCTGGAACGTGGGCTTCACGCAGGTCCCGGCGTACAAGTACAAGCTCTTCACCCACCCGTTGGCCTACCAGAACAAGGGCTGCCCGACCAAGAACTGCCCGTACTACGAGGGCAGCTACGAGTACCGTGACGGCTTGTGCCCGAACGCCGAGGCGCTCCTGCCGCGGCTGGTGAACCACAAC includes:
- a CDS encoding neutral/alkaline non-lysosomal ceramidase N-terminal domain-containing protein; amino-acid sequence: MPLQAGVATVDITPPVGTPLAGFAARDHGSEGLHDPLYSKALVLDNGVTRVCLITNDLLNLSADLVGRIREQIERETGLPGDHVMVNCSHTHSGPQLKDEGLAAVVARQIAGGAVMAHAALQPARLGASRGPVQVGINRREMRDGQMILGRNPEGPVAPYVDVVRVDDAEGRPLAILFAHAAHAVTRGGDSYLISADYPGRAQAVVQQVHPGAVAMFAQGCSGNINCDAPERTWEDVRRLGTMLAGEVLKVREEIATTDEVKLAALHEPSSLPCQRLPQMAKIEAELADCERKLAEAEASGAENNTNMARAFRDTWVKLKGMKERGEELPPYDFPLQGLRIGDVAVLGLPGEVFVDYQLHANAVSPFRQTLTLGCTNGSGAYIPTAAALDEGGYEVTFTPIWWGRLPFAPEAETVLRDSIERLLQRLHAAG
- a CDS encoding DUF2334 domain-containing protein — its product is MTATDETRRFVVTVDDPGGLIQDLSIFDRVRRFYDAEGAPASFMVVPRGEGGWQLDRQPEWLAALHAAERDGHDCQLHGLDHWNCEFGPYHEIVRWLGGDPEGELRDCTEKFGHLWRREVYVEKLQTALGIFGEAFGRRPLVFRTGALSQTPELYDAMADVGMKYASNLVVDRRGWAYIIEKYDDPGDWDPDVPPHAYYLNDDVINLPIASEYAWYLTEEKIEPHLALAVEDMERIYNQGGVFILVCHVQCVGAEDGLSQKLLHRLIATAREEFGVQFQTLTQLVGDIEAGKVSVLRRL
- a CDS encoding DegT/DnrJ/EryC1/StrS family aminotransferase, translating into MGVDRFDGPELEYLKQVLERGRLSGQNDGFHGKLERAFAEAYGSKFAVAANAAMSLLISAVFAADAGAGDEVLCDPLVQFHAIGALWMNAHPTWADVHPDTWLMDPESARANITPQTKAIVVTNLWGQPAEVDRLRALADEKGIILIEDCAHAAFLPYKGKFAGTWGHIGVYSFCSGKHMTTGDGGMAVTDDEELAAKIRSVTCFGESPPHLATVFRMTEMQAAVGLAQLDNVKGYIEEYQKSYAHLSAAIAGVKWLQPRVIREGCGNSPYIFSFLWRGDEHGLDMMAFQQALFDTGHTWNVGFTQVPAYKYKLFTHPLAYQNKGCPTKNCPYYEGSYEYRDGLCPNAEALLPRLVNHNCMISEETAKEVAEGLRKAIETMERG